From the Thermococcus sp. 18S1 genome, one window contains:
- a CDS encoding PRC-barrel domain-containing protein — MVKIMASKLRDVELITDTGVRLGWVYDLSFDEETGDILVIVAEPDEDLDTSEFVTDHEGLLLIPVSAVKSIGEVIIIDSSKLAVKSKLRRPPSSVKGSGESSGLGQ, encoded by the coding sequence ATGGTCAAGATAATGGCTTCCAAGCTTAGGGACGTGGAACTGATAACCGACACCGGTGTAAGGCTCGGCTGGGTCTATGACCTCAGCTTTGACGAGGAAACCGGCGATATTCTCGTGATAGTTGCCGAACCGGATGAGGACCTCGACACCAGCGAATTCGTCACGGATCACGAAGGTCTGCTCCTCATCCCCGTCAGCGCTGTTAAGAGCATCGGCGAGGTCATAATCATCGACTCAAGCAAACTCGCCGTCAAATCCAAGCTCAGAAGGCCGCCCTCCTCCGTGAAGGGCTCCGGGGAATCCTCCGGCCTCGGACAGTGA
- a CDS encoding metallophosphoesterase encodes MLIALISDIHSNLEALKAVWKEVRKTDAVLCMGDLVGYGASPNEVVEFVRERMEKRTFLCVRGNHDNAIAFGAEWGFNPYARQAVRWHQRVMTVENLEFLRRLPVRQLFTDDAGRSYLLIHGSPRAPLDEYLFPWLPEGEFKAVLSYVRQDDLLVGHTHVPMLRVLGGRRIINPGGVGQPRDGDWRAAYALIDTDGEPPDNVEFRRVEYDVQEAARKILDAGLPRFLAERLYDGY; translated from the coding sequence ATGCTCATCGCCCTCATCTCGGACATCCACTCCAACCTGGAGGCCCTGAAAGCGGTGTGGAAGGAGGTAAGGAAGACCGACGCGGTTCTGTGCATGGGCGACCTGGTCGGCTACGGGGCTTCGCCAAACGAGGTCGTGGAGTTCGTGAGGGAGCGGATGGAGAAGAGAACCTTCCTCTGCGTCCGTGGCAACCACGACAACGCCATCGCCTTCGGGGCGGAGTGGGGCTTCAACCCCTATGCGCGACAGGCGGTTCGCTGGCACCAGCGCGTTATGACCGTGGAAAACCTTGAATTTCTCAGAAGGCTCCCTGTGAGGCAGCTCTTTACGGACGACGCTGGGCGGAGCTATCTCCTCATCCACGGCTCCCCGAGGGCCCCGCTGGACGAGTACCTCTTTCCATGGCTCCCGGAGGGGGAGTTCAAAGCGGTTCTGAGCTACGTCCGTCAGGATGACCTTCTAGTCGGCCACACCCACGTGCCCATGCTGAGGGTGCTGGGGGGCAGGAGGATCATCAACCCCGGAGGCGTAGGGCAGCCCAGGGACGGAGACTGGAGGGCGGCCTACGCGCTGATCGACACCGATGGGGAGCCGCCAGATAACGTTGAGTTCCGCAGGGTGGAATACGACGTTCAGGAAGCGGCAAGAAAGATACTTGATGCGGGCCTGCCCCGCTTCCTTGCGGAGAGGCTGTACGATGGGTATTGA
- the acs gene encoding acetate--CoA ligase alpha subunit produces MDRNLEALFRPKSIAVIGASEKPGKIGYAVMKNLVEYGYEGKIYPVNVKGVEIEINGKKFKSYKSILDVPDEVDMAVIIVPAKFVPQVVEEAGKKGVKVLPIISSGFGELGEEGKKVERQIVETAHKYGMRILGPNIFGVVYTPDKLNATFGPTDVMPGNLALISQSGALGIALMGWTILEKVGLSAVVSVGNKSDIDDADLLEFFKEDDNTKAILIYMEGVKDGRRFMEVAREVSMEKPIIIIKAGRSERGAKAAASHTGSLAGADSIYTAAFKQSGVLRALTIGEAFDWARTLSNLPEPEGENVVILTNGGGIGVMATDAAEEEGLHLYDDLEELKVFANHMPPFGSYKNPVDLTGMAGAESYEGAVRDALANPNMHAVAVLYCQTAVLDPRDLAKIVIREYNESGRKKPLVVAIVGGIEAKEAIDMLNEEGIPAYPEPERAIKSLAALYKWSNWKARQRKK; encoded by the coding sequence ATGGACAGGAACCTTGAGGCACTTTTCAGGCCGAAGAGCATCGCCGTTATCGGCGCTTCGGAGAAGCCGGGCAAGATAGGCTACGCTGTTATGAAGAACCTCGTTGAGTACGGCTACGAGGGCAAGATATACCCGGTCAACGTTAAGGGTGTTGAGATAGAGATAAACGGGAAGAAGTTCAAGTCCTACAAGAGCATCCTCGACGTTCCGGACGAGGTTGACATGGCCGTCATAATCGTCCCGGCCAAGTTCGTCCCGCAGGTCGTCGAGGAGGCTGGAAAGAAGGGTGTTAAGGTCCTCCCGATCATCAGCTCGGGCTTCGGCGAGCTCGGTGAGGAGGGCAAGAAGGTCGAGAGGCAGATAGTCGAGACCGCCCACAAGTACGGCATGAGGATCCTCGGTCCGAACATCTTCGGTGTCGTCTACACCCCGGACAAGCTCAACGCCACCTTCGGCCCGACTGACGTCATGCCGGGCAACCTGGCCCTCATCAGCCAGAGCGGAGCTCTCGGAATAGCCCTCATGGGCTGGACCATCCTCGAGAAGGTTGGTCTCTCGGCCGTCGTCAGCGTCGGAAACAAGAGCGATATAGACGACGCCGACCTGCTCGAGTTCTTCAAGGAGGACGACAACACCAAGGCCATCCTCATCTACATGGAGGGCGTCAAGGACGGAAGGCGCTTCATGGAGGTCGCCAGGGAGGTCAGCATGGAGAAGCCGATTATCATCATCAAGGCCGGAAGGAGCGAGCGCGGTGCCAAGGCAGCCGCTTCCCACACCGGTTCGCTCGCCGGTGCCGACAGCATCTACACCGCCGCCTTCAAGCAGAGCGGTGTTCTCAGGGCCCTCACCATTGGAGAGGCCTTCGACTGGGCCAGGACTCTGAGCAACCTTCCGGAGCCCGAGGGAGAGAACGTCGTCATCCTCACCAACGGCGGTGGAATAGGAGTTATGGCCACCGATGCCGCCGAGGAGGAGGGACTGCACCTCTACGACGACCTCGAGGAGCTCAAGGTCTTCGCCAACCACATGCCGCCCTTCGGAAGCTACAAGAACCCGGTTGACCTCACCGGTATGGCCGGCGCGGAGAGCTACGAGGGAGCTGTTCGCGACGCTCTCGCCAACCCGAACATGCACGCCGTGGCTGTGCTCTACTGCCAGACTGCTGTGCTCGACCCGCGCGACCTGGCCAAGATCGTCATCCGCGAGTACAACGAGAGCGGCAGGAAGAAGCCCCTCGTCGTTGCAATCGTCGGTGGCATAGAAGCCAAGGAAGCCATCGACATGCTCAACGAGGAGGGCATTCCGGCCTATCCGGAGCCGGAGAGGGCCATCAAGTCCCTCGCGGCCCTCTACAAGTGGAGCAACTGGAAGGCCAGACAGAGGAAGAAGTGA
- a CDS encoding phosphate-starvation-inducible PsiE family protein yields MRTFGNRIERRALRLLSILFDFVVIALGTLTMLYVVRMIWDLAVNSLIHFAPEDALQGIVLILIFLEIFEIIVMYIIYHHVPMKNVVEIGVLALVKELLITLDLTELGWQVLFGMAALIAAMGWVYTRERQREDNYNRFLIERGITEKDVDDLTKTLDETKV; encoded by the coding sequence GTGCGGACTTTTGGAAACAGGATAGAGCGCAGAGCCCTCCGCCTGCTGAGCATTCTCTTCGACTTCGTCGTGATAGCCCTGGGCACCCTGACCATGCTCTACGTCGTCAGGATGATATGGGACCTCGCGGTAAACTCGCTTATCCATTTCGCTCCGGAAGACGCCCTCCAGGGCATAGTTCTCATCCTGATATTCCTTGAGATCTTCGAGATAATCGTCATGTACATCATCTACCATCACGTCCCGATGAAAAACGTCGTGGAAATCGGCGTGCTGGCGCTCGTGAAGGAACTCCTCATAACACTCGACCTCACGGAGCTCGGCTGGCAGGTGCTCTTCGGTATGGCAGCCCTTATAGCCGCGATGGGCTGGGTGTACACGCGGGAGAGGCAGCGGGAGGACAACTACAACCGGTTCCTCATAGAGCGGGGCATCACGGAGAAGGATGTGGACGACCTGACGAAGACCCTGGATGAGACAAAGGTATAG
- the fen gene encoding flap endonuclease-1, with protein sequence MGVQIGELVPRKEIELENLYGRKVAIDAFNAIYQFLSTIRQRDGTPLMDSRGRITSHLSGLFYRNINLMEAGIKPAYVFDGKPPEFKKKEIEKRREAREEAEEKWYEALERGDLEEAKKYAMRATKVNEGLINDAKRLLELMGIPVIQAPSEGEAQAAYMAARKKVYASASQDYDSLLFGAPRLVRNVTITGRRKLPGKNVYVEVRPELIVLEEVLKELGIDREKLIEMAILVGTDYNPGGIKGIGPKKALTIVKRSKDPLKKYNKDSEVDLYAIKEFFLHPPATDEYELKWREPDEEGILKFLCDEHDFSEERVKNGLERLKKAVKAGKQATLESWFGKR encoded by the coding sequence ATGGGAGTACAGATAGGCGAGCTCGTTCCGAGGAAGGAGATAGAGCTGGAGAACCTCTACGGCAGAAAAGTTGCCATCGACGCGTTCAATGCCATATACCAGTTCCTTTCAACCATAAGACAGCGCGATGGAACGCCGCTCATGGACTCCCGCGGAAGGATAACCTCCCACCTGAGCGGCCTCTTCTACAGGAACATCAACCTTATGGAGGCAGGGATAAAGCCGGCGTACGTTTTCGACGGAAAGCCCCCGGAGTTCAAGAAGAAGGAGATAGAGAAGCGCCGCGAGGCGAGGGAAGAGGCCGAGGAGAAGTGGTACGAGGCTCTGGAGCGCGGCGACCTTGAGGAGGCCAAAAAGTACGCGATGCGCGCAACCAAGGTCAACGAGGGGCTGATAAACGACGCCAAGAGGCTCCTTGAGCTGATGGGAATTCCCGTAATTCAGGCGCCGAGCGAGGGTGAGGCCCAGGCCGCCTACATGGCCGCCAGGAAGAAGGTCTACGCTTCCGCGAGTCAGGACTATGACTCGCTTCTCTTTGGAGCCCCCAGACTGGTGAGGAACGTCACGATAACCGGCAGGAGAAAGCTCCCCGGAAAGAACGTCTATGTTGAGGTCAGGCCGGAGCTTATAGTTCTGGAGGAAGTTCTCAAGGAGCTCGGCATAGACCGGGAGAAGCTCATAGAGATGGCCATACTGGTCGGCACGGACTACAATCCCGGTGGAATAAAGGGCATCGGGCCCAAGAAGGCCCTCACCATAGTCAAGCGCAGCAAAGACCCGCTGAAGAAGTACAACAAGGACAGCGAGGTTGACCTCTACGCGATAAAGGAGTTCTTCCTGCACCCGCCGGCCACGGACGAATACGAGCTCAAGTGGCGCGAACCGGACGAGGAGGGAATCCTCAAGTTCCTCTGCGATGAGCACGACTTCAGCGAGGAGAGGGTGAAGAACGGTCTTGAGAGGCTGAAAAAGGCGGTAAAGGCGGGGAAACAGGCGACGCTGGAAAGCTGGTTCGGGAAGCGCTGA
- a CDS encoding transcription initiation factor IIB produces the protein MSNRRVCPVCGSTEFIYDPGRGEIICKVCGYVIEENVVDTGPEWRAFDASQREKRARVGAPESILLHDKGLSTDIGIDRNLSGLMREKMYRLRKWQSRLRVSDAAERNLAFALSELDRIASQLKLPRHVEEEAARLYREAVRKGLIRGRSIESVIAACVYASCRLLKVPRTLDEIADISRVDKKEIGRSFRFIARNLNLTPKKLFVKPTDYVNKFADELGMSERVRRRAIAILEEAYDRGLTSGKSPAGLVAAALYIAGLLEDEKRTQREVAEVARVTEVTVRNRYKELVDKLNLKIPV, from the coding sequence GTGAGCAATCGTAGGGTTTGCCCGGTCTGCGGCTCGACGGAGTTCATATACGACCCGGGTAGGGGCGAGATAATCTGTAAGGTTTGCGGTTACGTTATTGAGGAAAACGTCGTTGATACGGGACCGGAGTGGCGCGCTTTTGACGCCAGTCAGAGGGAGAAGCGTGCCCGCGTTGGAGCCCCTGAGAGCATTCTCCTTCACGACAAGGGACTCTCAACCGACATCGGCATCGACAGGAACCTCTCCGGGCTGATGCGTGAGAAGATGTACAGGCTCAGGAAGTGGCAGAGCCGCCTCCGCGTCAGCGACGCCGCCGAGCGTAACCTGGCCTTTGCCCTGAGTGAGCTGGATAGAATCGCCTCCCAGCTGAAGCTCCCGAGGCACGTCGAGGAGGAGGCCGCGAGGCTCTACCGTGAGGCCGTGAGAAAGGGGCTTATAAGGGGCCGTTCAATTGAAAGCGTAATAGCGGCGTGCGTTTACGCATCCTGCAGGCTTCTGAAGGTTCCGAGAACCCTCGACGAGATAGCCGACATATCCCGCGTTGACAAGAAGGAGATAGGAAGGAGCTTCCGCTTCATAGCCAGGAACCTGAACCTCACTCCGAAGAAGCTCTTTGTCAAGCCAACCGACTACGTCAACAAGTTCGCCGACGAACTCGGCATGAGCGAACGTGTCAGAAGAAGGGCCATCGCGATACTGGAGGAGGCCTACGACCGCGGACTCACAAGCGGAAAGAGCCCGGCCGGCCTGGTCGCGGCTGCACTCTACATCGCCGGCCTGCTGGAGGACGAGAAGAGAACCCAGCGCGAGGTGGCCGAGGTAGCGCGCGTCACAGAGGTCACCGTCAGAAACCGCTACAAGGAGCTTGTGGACAAGCTCAACCTGAAGATTCCGGTTTGA
- a CDS encoding DNA-binding protein — protein sequence MAEDIEEIRKRKLMELQKKYLEQQKAQEEALRQEMELEAQLDAIMRRILTPEARERLGRVKLVKPELARQVELVLVQLYQAGQIREPIDDAKLKRILAQIDERTRRDYTIKW from the coding sequence ATGGCTGAGGACATAGAGGAAATCAGGAAGCGCAAACTCATGGAACTCCAGAAGAAGTATCTTGAACAGCAGAAGGCCCAGGAGGAGGCTTTGAGGCAGGAGATGGAGCTTGAGGCCCAGCTCGATGCCATAATGCGGAGAATTCTCACCCCCGAGGCCAGGGAGAGGCTCGGCAGGGTTAAGCTCGTCAAGCCAGAGCTTGCGAGACAGGTTGAGCTCGTTCTGGTTCAGCTCTATCAGGCGGGCCAGATAAGGGAGCCCATCGACGACGCCAAGCTCAAGAGGATTCTGGCGCAAATAGACGAGAGAACGCGCAGGGACTACACGATTAAGTGGTGA
- a CDS encoding 30S ribosomal protein S19e: MATVYDVPGDLLVERVAQKLKEIEAIKPPEWAPFVKTGRHKERIPEQDDWWYYRVASVFRKVYVDGPVGIERLRTWYGGRKNRGHAPEHFYKAGGSIIRKALQQLEAAGFVQKVPGEGRTVTPQGQSFLDKIATELKKELEEQIPELKKY, translated from the coding sequence ATGGCGACTGTTTACGACGTTCCCGGTGATTTGCTCGTTGAGAGGGTTGCGCAGAAACTCAAGGAGATAGAGGCCATAAAGCCGCCCGAGTGGGCCCCGTTCGTCAAGACCGGCAGGCACAAGGAGAGGATCCCGGAGCAGGACGACTGGTGGTACTACAGGGTCGCCAGCGTCTTCAGGAAGGTCTACGTCGACGGCCCGGTCGGCATCGAGAGACTCAGGACCTGGTACGGCGGCAGGAAGAACCGCGGTCACGCCCCGGAGCACTTCTACAAGGCCGGAGGAAGCATCATCAGGAAGGCCCTCCAGCAGCTCGAGGCCGCCGGCTTTGTCCAGAAGGTTCCGGGTGAGGGAAGGACCGTCACCCCGCAGGGACAGAGCTTCCTCGACAAGATCGCCACCGAGCTCAAGAAGGAGCTTGAGGAGCAGATTCCCGAGCTCAAGAAGTACTGA